A window from Bacillota bacterium encodes these proteins:
- a CDS encoding pyruvate synthase has translation MLIDGNRAAAEAACLCGVEVIPVYPITPASPVMEHLAAMIDGERLKACLLVVESDHSALAAAVGASLTGARVFTATNSQGLAYMSELLYHASGLRLPIVMAVVNRAMSAPHSRFADQGDALGQEAAGWIQFHCESAQEVLDTVIQAFRVAEDPRVQLPTMVNYEAYVISHTAEPVGVPEPAAVRDFLCHRPRQVLDPGHPRAVNTVASHAWYQRFRQAQHGAMAGAEGVITQVAAEFAEAFGRTWNGLLEEYRTDDASTLLVVIGAPASTARIAVDSLRESGLAVGMIKIRCPVPFPRAAFRRAAATARELVVVDRNLIPGQGGFLARQVRAAVAEMPSAVQPRVVGVVAGLGGGDIEVEDLVRVTVSASDLAADAAGGNWFVAAG, from the coding sequence GTGCTGATAGATGGAAACCGGGCCGCGGCCGAGGCGGCCTGCCTGTGCGGGGTCGAGGTGATCCCGGTCTACCCCATCACTCCCGCCTCTCCCGTCATGGAGCACCTGGCGGCCATGATCGACGGGGAGCGCCTGAAAGCGTGTCTCCTGGTGGTGGAGTCCGACCACAGCGCCCTGGCCGCTGCCGTGGGTGCCAGCCTGACGGGGGCGCGGGTGTTCACCGCCACCAACTCTCAGGGTCTGGCTTACATGAGCGAGTTGCTCTACCACGCCTCGGGCCTGCGCCTTCCCATCGTGATGGCGGTGGTCAACCGGGCCATGTCGGCACCCCATTCCCGGTTCGCGGACCAGGGAGACGCCCTGGGGCAGGAGGCGGCGGGATGGATCCAGTTCCACTGCGAGAGCGCCCAGGAGGTGCTGGATACCGTCATCCAGGCCTTCCGGGTCGCCGAGGATCCCCGCGTGCAGCTGCCGACCATGGTCAACTACGAGGCGTACGTGATCAGCCACACGGCGGAACCGGTGGGGGTACCGGAGCCCGCCGCCGTGCGCGATTTCCTGTGCCACCGTCCCCGCCAGGTCCTGGATCCCGGGCATCCCCGGGCGGTGAACACGGTGGCTTCCCACGCCTGGTACCAGCGCTTCCGGCAGGCCCAGCACGGCGCCATGGCGGGGGCGGAGGGCGTTATCACGCAGGTGGCGGCAGAGTTCGCCGAGGCTTTCGGGCGCACGTGGAACGGCCTGCTGGAGGAGTACCGTACCGACGATGCTTCCACCCTGCTGGTGGTGATTGGTGCCCCCGCCAGCACGGCCCGCATCGCGGTGGATTCCCTGCGAGAGAGCGGGCTGGCGGTGGGGATGATCAAGATCCGCTGCCCGGTACCCTTTCCCCGGGCGGCGTTCCGCCGGGCCGCGGCCACGGCACGGGAGCTGGTGGTCGTGGACCGCAATCTCATCCCCGGCCAGGGGGGATTCCTGGCCCGCCAGGTGAGGGCGGCGGTGGCGGAGATGCCTTCCGCGGTCCAGCCGCGGGTGGTGGGGGTGGTGGCCGGGCTGGGAGGCGGCGACATCGAGGTGGAGGACCTGGTGCGCGTGACCGTGTCGGCGTCGGACCTGGCGGCGGATGCGGCGGGAGGGAACTGGTTTGTCGCGGCGGGCTGA
- a CDS encoding thiamine pyrophosphate-dependent enzyme has translation MSRRADVGVRLRELMPPAADEGFSPGHRACPGCGATIALRQALLALGPRVIVVVPASCVASIGGWDDVTAWRVPFYHTLFPCAAAAAAGIAAGLAARGRRGVTVVSWAGDAGSGDIGLQALSGAAGRGDDVLHVCYDNEACMNTGGQASGLTRPGASTSTTPAGKATAKKDLPRIMLAHGVPYVATASIAYPDDFAGKLRRAASRSGFRYVQVLAPCPLGSGYEPYRTVEMARRAVEEGVWPLWEAEEGRVRPTRRGRATQGKPAGRRGPLSAPGGGRGSGVAREQGVHPGDGGRDGAGT, from the coding sequence TTGTCGCGGCGGGCTGACGTGGGGGTACGGCTGCGGGAGCTGATGCCTCCGGCGGCGGATGAGGGCTTTTCACCGGGCCACCGGGCCTGCCCGGGCTGCGGCGCCACCATTGCCCTGCGCCAGGCGCTGCTGGCGCTGGGGCCGCGGGTGATCGTGGTGGTGCCCGCCTCGTGTGTGGCCAGCATCGGGGGCTGGGACGACGTCACCGCCTGGCGGGTGCCCTTCTACCACACTCTGTTTCCCTGCGCGGCGGCGGCGGCGGCCGGGATTGCCGCTGGCCTGGCGGCCCGGGGAAGGCGCGGGGTGACCGTGGTCTCGTGGGCGGGGGATGCCGGTAGCGGTGACATCGGCCTGCAGGCCCTCTCGGGGGCGGCCGGACGTGGCGACGACGTGCTCCACGTGTGCTACGACAACGAGGCCTGCATGAACACGGGGGGCCAGGCCAGCGGCCTGACCCGACCGGGCGCGTCCACCAGCACCACCCCGGCCGGGAAGGCAACGGCCAAGAAGGATCTTCCCCGCATCATGCTGGCGCACGGGGTGCCGTACGTCGCCACCGCCAGCATCGCCTATCCCGACGACTTCGCCGGCAAGCTGCGCCGGGCGGCGTCCCGGAGCGGCTTCCGCTATGTGCAGGTGCTGGCGCCCTGCCCCCTGGGCTCGGGATACGAGCCGTACCGCACGGTGGAGATGGCGCGCCGGGCGGTGGAAGAGGGGGTCTGGCCCCTCTGGGAAGCCGAGGAGGGCCGGGTGCGGCCCACACGGCGCGGCCGGGCAACGCAGGGCAAACCGGCCGGGCGGCGCGGACCGCTGAGCGCGCCGGGCGGGGGGCGCGGGAGCGGAGTGGCCCGCGAGCAGGGGGTGCACCCTGGCGATGGGGGGCGTGATGGTGCCGGGACATGA
- a CDS encoding 4Fe-4S binding protein, translating to MLVRDDLCTGCGLCEPYCPVGAIAIEDVAVIDQDRCVECAICYRSGVCPLDALELPALTWPRLVRALFSDPLLAHPGTGVLGRGTEEMKTNDVTGRFQPGQVGVGIELGRPGMGTSFRDVEVMATRLAALGIGFEPENPVTQLMVDGTGRLRPDVLDERALSAIIELTIPQDRLLPVLAAVREAGALIETVFSLDVIVPDPGQRAEEVARLCREAGFATRPNGKTNVGLGHGRAGPAGGAGGGAAGCAGAGEGVPR from the coding sequence ATGCTGGTGAGAGATGACCTCTGTACCGGTTGCGGGCTGTGCGAGCCTTACTGTCCGGTGGGTGCCATAGCCATCGAAGATGTGGCGGTGATCGATCAGGATCGCTGCGTCGAATGTGCTATCTGCTATCGCTCGGGGGTCTGCCCCCTGGATGCCCTGGAGTTGCCTGCGCTCACCTGGCCCCGGCTGGTGCGGGCCTTGTTTTCCGACCCGCTGCTGGCCCATCCCGGTACCGGAGTGCTGGGTCGCGGCACCGAAGAGATGAAGACCAACGACGTCACCGGTCGTTTTCAGCCCGGTCAGGTGGGGGTGGGGATCGAGCTGGGCCGCCCCGGGATGGGTACGTCTTTCCGGGACGTGGAGGTGATGGCCACCAGGCTGGCTGCCCTGGGCATCGGGTTTGAGCCCGAGAACCCGGTCACCCAGCTCATGGTGGACGGCACGGGGCGCCTGCGCCCGGACGTGCTGGACGAGCGCGCCCTCTCCGCCATCATCGAGCTCACCATCCCCCAGGACCGGTTGCTACCGGTGCTGGCCGCGGTGCGGGAGGCGGGTGCGCTTATCGAGACCGTGTTCAGCCTGGACGTGATCGTGCCCGACCCTGGGCAGCGGGCGGAAGAGGTGGCCCGCCTCTGCCGGGAGGCCGGCTTCGCGACGCGGCCCAACGGCAAGACCAACGTGGGCCTCGGCCACGGCCGCGCTGGGCCGGCTGGGGGCGCAGGCGGAGGGGCGGCGGGATGCGCGGGCGCTGGGGAGGGGGTGCCGCGGTGA
- a CDS encoding sigma 54-interacting transcriptional regulator — protein sequence MREIVCIAPYRELAHMVERVAAELAIQVDVMVGRMETGVEMALTCQAEGAEVLISRGATTWWIHNAAVSLPVVDIPITGYDLLDAYYRARELGHPIGITDLPEVLRGAESLEEIVGQTFIKFPLPDYDQIERGIAALKAAGARVVIGKIVMASLAERYGMRGVTINSGREAVAVALEDASRVLQVRKVERQRAEQIKAILDFAYEGIVAVDASGRVTVFNPVAERIMQVRARDVIGRPAAEVIPNTRLPQVLGSGKPELGEIQDLGKTRIVTNRVPILVNGRIAGVVATFQEVGSIQRLEQNIRRKLAARGHVARWTFADIQGESPSMKHAIRQAHRFAQVDSTVLITAETGTGKEMFAQAIHLDSPRHDGPFVAVNCAALADELLESELFGYAEGAFTGARRGGKPGLFELAHGGTIFLDEIAEMSERLQAKVLRVLEQHEVARLGDDRVIPVDVRVIAATNRNLADLVRQGRFRDDLYYRLNVLRLSIPPLRERKEDVPILARAILRELHDRYGRGPQDIPPEALALLGAWDWPGNVRELRNLVERLAILTDGPTLERDAIAAVLDWPALASPPASTTALAAGAPRPAPPAPTATSPHAAPRSGVPTTAAATGASMATAKAAAKEDGRGKGVLGELEDETIRQALIQTGGNKTQAAALLGIGRTTLWRRLRARRS from the coding sequence GTGCGGGAGATCGTCTGCATTGCCCCCTATCGCGAACTGGCCCACATGGTGGAGCGGGTGGCGGCAGAACTGGCGATACAGGTCGATGTGATGGTGGGCCGCATGGAGACGGGAGTGGAGATGGCCCTCACCTGCCAGGCGGAGGGCGCCGAAGTTCTGATCAGCCGGGGAGCCACCACCTGGTGGATCCACAACGCGGCTGTCTCCCTGCCTGTGGTGGACATCCCCATCACGGGCTACGACCTCCTGGATGCGTACTACCGTGCCCGCGAGCTGGGACACCCCATCGGCATCACCGACCTGCCCGAGGTGCTGCGCGGGGCGGAAAGCCTGGAGGAAATCGTGGGCCAGACGTTCATCAAGTTCCCCCTGCCCGACTACGACCAGATCGAACGGGGCATCGCCGCCCTCAAGGCGGCCGGCGCCCGGGTGGTGATCGGGAAAATCGTTATGGCCAGCCTGGCCGAGCGCTACGGCATGCGCGGGGTGACCATCAACTCCGGGCGGGAAGCGGTGGCGGTAGCCCTGGAGGACGCCTCCCGCGTGCTGCAGGTGCGCAAGGTGGAGCGGCAGCGGGCGGAGCAGATCAAGGCCATCCTCGACTTCGCCTACGAGGGCATCGTGGCCGTGGACGCCAGCGGGAGAGTCACCGTTTTCAACCCGGTGGCCGAACGCATCATGCAGGTGCGGGCCCGCGATGTCATCGGTCGTCCCGCCGCGGAGGTGATCCCCAACACCCGCCTCCCCCAGGTGCTGGGGAGCGGCAAGCCGGAACTGGGGGAGATCCAGGACCTTGGGAAAACGCGCATCGTAACCAACCGGGTACCCATCCTGGTCAACGGCCGCATCGCCGGGGTGGTGGCCACCTTTCAGGAAGTGGGGAGCATCCAGCGTCTGGAGCAGAACATCCGGCGCAAGCTGGCCGCCCGCGGGCACGTGGCCCGCTGGACCTTCGCCGACATCCAGGGCGAGAGCCCGTCCATGAAGCACGCCATCCGGCAGGCCCACCGCTTCGCCCAGGTGGATTCCACCGTGCTCATCACGGCGGAGACAGGCACGGGCAAGGAGATGTTCGCCCAGGCCATCCACCTGGACAGCCCCCGGCACGACGGGCCCTTTGTGGCGGTCAACTGCGCCGCCCTGGCGGACGAGCTGCTGGAAAGCGAGCTATTCGGGTATGCGGAGGGCGCCTTCACGGGCGCCCGCCGGGGCGGTAAGCCCGGCCTGTTCGAGCTGGCCCACGGGGGCACCATCTTCCTGGACGAGATCGCGGAAATGTCCGAGCGCCTGCAGGCCAAGGTACTGCGCGTGCTGGAGCAGCACGAGGTGGCCCGCCTGGGTGACGACAGGGTCATCCCCGTGGACGTGCGGGTGATCGCGGCCACCAATCGCAACCTGGCCGACCTGGTGAGGCAGGGTCGCTTCCGCGACGATCTCTACTATCGGCTGAATGTACTGCGCTTGAGCATTCCCCCCCTGCGCGAGCGCAAGGAGGACGTACCCATCCTGGCCCGCGCCATCCTCCGGGAACTCCACGACCGTTACGGCCGCGGCCCGCAGGACATCCCCCCGGAGGCGCTCGCCCTCCTGGGGGCATGGGATTGGCCCGGCAACGTGCGGGAGCTGCGCAACCTGGTGGAGCGCCTGGCCATCCTCACGGACGGGCCCACCCTGGAGCGGGATGCCATCGCCGCCGTCCTGGACTGGCCTGCCCTTGCCTCGCCCCCTGCCTCTACCACCGCGCTCGCAGCTGGCGCCCCCCGCCCGGCCCCGCCGGCCCCCACCGCCACCTCCCCCCACGCTGCACCGCGATCAGGCGTCCCCACCACCGCCGCGGCGACCGGTGCCAGCATGGCTACCGCTAAGGCCGCCGCGAAGGAGGACGGCAGGGGCAAAGGTGTCCTGGGCGAGCTGGAAGACGAGACCATCCGTCAGGCCCTGATTCAGACGGGGGGTAACAAGACCCAGGCGGCTGCCTTGCTCGGCATAGGCCGCACCACCCTCTGGCGGCGCCTGCGCGCCCGTCGCTCTTAG
- a CDS encoding 4Fe-4S binding protein — translation MRRVLHPAPGSDRPGSAALAARGPVRFPAPRLRGERCDGCLLCYYFCPDGAVDPGPPVRVVAEWCKGCGICVRECPRQALEGGEGFCSC, via the coding sequence GTGAGACGGGTGCTGCATCCCGCTCCCGGCTCCGACCGGCCGGGAAGCGCCGCCCTGGCGGCCAGGGGGCCGGTGCGATTTCCCGCTCCCCGGCTGCGGGGAGAGCGGTGTGACGGCTGTCTCCTGTGCTATTACTTCTGCCCTGACGGGGCCGTCGACCCGGGACCTCCGGTCCGGGTGGTGGCGGAATGGTGCAAGGGATGCGGCATCTGTGTGCGCGAGTGCCCTCGCCAGGCTCTGGAAGGGGGGGAGGGCTTCTGTTCGTGCTGA